In a genomic window of Magnolia sinica isolate HGM2019 chromosome 14, MsV1, whole genome shotgun sequence:
- the LOC131225061 gene encoding receptor-like protein EIX1: MESCYSQQRGFLISVFLLNVLIYWGGYSKVSGCLDSERKALTTIRKALNDPSNLLSSWDDASDCCNWRGITYHNITGYVVKLDLHAGDLGGRIDPALVELKHLQFLDLSGNAFHGAPIPDFLGSMKELRHLNLSWAGFSGRIPHQLGNLTKLISLKLSSEYSLSAKNLWWLTSLPSLNYLDMSYVNLSMASHDWVHVMNMSPSLVELSLFDCGLSYISPTLSSVNFTSLRVLDLRFNDFNSTIPNWIANISSLVSLGLSLNKFHGQIPYQISQLPNLEELWLGSTDDNLRVDWSEFLEGSWRKLKILYLSFSQLHGGIPNSIGNITSLVDLYLSFGENITGSIPRAITKLINLESLSLYGYKMHAAIPDWLHELKNLKHLSLQDCMLTGPIPAAHLRGLSSLEELDLSRNQLNGNIPAALGGLSSLLYLSLDGNQLNGNIPASLGGLSSLEKLILSGNQLNGNIPAALGGLSSLQDLSLRGNQLNGTIPTTLGQLSNLSLLDLSDNSLTGNVSESVFENLAKLRYLDLSSNSLVFDPHSDWAPPFQLSYIYLGSCHLGPRFPLWLRTQKYVRELDLSNTTISGIIPTWFWDLTPQLLSLNLSNNQIFGQLPNPLKMQPQALFIDLSSNNFSGPIPYILNGASFLDLSNNQFSEPIPPNFTSTMQHLNYFSARGNQISGMIPSFIEGMNSLTVLDLSRNNIGGIIPLSLGNCIALKALDLSKNRLSGGIPTSLGLLRQLQTMHLSNNNLSGEIPSSLKKCSSLETLDLGHNNFSGYIPTWIGKSFPALRILSLRSNMFTGNIPAQLSNLTSLQILDVGQNCLSGSIPQSFEDLIAMKKTNLDLSYGRRGTYYNENLLVSMKGLILEYTRTISLVICMDLSRNNLSGEIPKGLTSLLGLRVLNFSGNHLTGKIPDKIGKLALLESLDFSKNQLSGIIPLSMSNLTFLSYLNLSFNNLWGKIPSGNQLQTFQDPSIYMGNIGLCGSPLPIKCVDDETPHTPMPVGGDLEKDKEEYEMRWFYSAIGPGFAMGFWGFCGVLILKKPWRIAYYRFFDDLESRLCFNCHCTLC; the protein is encoded by the coding sequence ATGGAGAGTTGTTATTCTCAGCAGAGAGGCTTTCTTATTTCTGTCTTTCTTTTAAATGTATTAATATATTGGGGAGGATATTCGAAGGTGAGTGGTTGCTTGGATTCGGAGAGAAAAGCTCTCACCACCATCCGGAAGGCTCTGAACGATCCCtccaatcttctttcttcttgggATGATGCCTCTGACTGCTGCAATTGGAGAGGTATTACCTACCACAACATAACTGGGTACGTTGTTAAACTCGACCTCCATGCTGGTGACCTAGGTGGCAGAATTGATCCAGCTCTGGTTGAACTGAAGCATCTTCAGTTCTTGGACTTGAGCGGTAATGCTTTTCATGGCGCACCAATTCCAGATTTCCTGGGTTCAATGAAGGAGTTGAGGCATTTGAATTTGTCATGGGCAGGATTCAGCGGGAGAATCCCTCATCAGCTTGGAAACCTCACCAAACTCATTTCCCTGAAGCTTTCTTCAGAGTATTCTTTGAGTGCCAAAAACCTTTGGTGGTTGACAAGTCTGCCTTCTCTCAATTACCTCGACATGTCTTATGTGAACCTTTCCATGGCAAGCCATGATTGGGTGCACGTAATGAACATGTCTCCTTCCCTTGTTGAGCTAAGCTTATTCGATTGTGGTCTTTCATATATTTCTCCGACTCTTTCTTCTGTTAATTTCACATCTCTCCGTGTCCTTGATCTCCGTTTTAACGACTTCAACTCTACCATTCCAAACTGGATAGCTAATATTAGCAGCCTGGTGTCTTTAGGTCTCTCACTGAACAAGTTTCATGGTCAGATACCTTATCAAATTTCACAACTGCCTAACTTGGAAGAGTTGTGGTTGGGATCAACTGATGATAACCTTAGGGTTGATTGGTCAGAGTTCCTTGAAGGCAGCTGGAGAAAGCTGAAGATACTTTATCTATCTTTCAGTCAGCTGCATGGAGGAATCCCCAACTCTATTGGGAATATTACCTCACTGGTGGATCTTTATTTATCATTTGGCGAGAATATAACAGGTAGCATTCCAAGAGCCATAACTAAGCTTATCAATTTAGAGAGCCTGTCTTTGTATGGATACAAAATGCATGCGGCCATTCCTGATTGgttacatgagctcaaaaatcttAAACACCTTTCTCTCCAAGATTGCATGCTGACAGGCCCAATCCCTGCAGCTCATCTTCGAGGATTGTCTTCCTTAGAAGAATTAGATCTCTCACGGAATCAGTTGAATGGAAATATCCCTGCagctcttggaggattgtcttccttaCTATATTTATCTCTCGATgggaatcagttgaatgggaatATCCCTGCTTctcttggaggattgtcttccttgGAAAAATTAATTCTCTCGGGGAATCAGTTGAATGGAAATATCCCTGCagctcttggaggattgtcttccttaCAAGATTTATCTCTCCGTgggaatcagttgaatgggacAATCCCAACAACTTTAGGACAACTTTCTAACTTGTCTTTGCTTGACCTCTCTGACAACTCCTTGACGGGAAACGTGTCTGAAAGTGTTTTTGAAAACCTCGCAAAGTTGAGGTACTTGGATTTGTCTTCCAATTCTTTGGTTTTTGATCCACACTCTGATTGGGCCCCTCCATTTCAGCTTTCCTATATTTACTTAGGATCATGTCATTTAGGTCCTCGATTTCCTCTCTGGCTAAGAACACAAAAATATGTTCGAGAGTTGGATCTGTCTAACACAACCATCTCTGGCATCATCCCCACCTGGTTTTGGGATTTAACACCCCAACTTCTTTCCCTGAACCTTTCAAATAACCAGATTTTTGGCCAATTGCCCAACCCTTTAAAAATGCAGCCTCAAGCCTTGTTCATTGATTTGAGTTCGAATAATTTCAGTGGTCCCATACCCTACATATTGAATGGAGCCTCTTTTCTCGATCTCTCCAACAATCAATTTTCTGAGCCAATCCCACCAAATTTTACATCCACAATGCAGCATTTAAATTACTTTTCTGCCAGAGGTAACCAAATCAGCGGCATGATTCCCTCATTCATAGAAGGAATGAACTCCTTGACTGTCCTTGACCTTTCCCGAAACAATATAGGTGGTATCATTCCATTGAGTTTGGGTAATTGCATAGCACTCAAGGCACTTGATTTGAGCAAGAACAGGTTATCAGGAGGAATACCCACGTCTTTGGGTCTATTACGTCAACTCCAAACAATGCACCTGAGCAACAATAACCTATCGGGAGAAATCCCTTCATCTTTGAAGAAATGTTCTAGTCTGGAGACTCTCGACCTTGGACACAACAATTTTTCAGGTTATATTCCCACTTGGATTGGCAAAAGCTTTCCAGCTTTAAGAATTCTGAGTTTACGATCAAATATGTTTACTGGCAACATCCCAGCACAACTATCGAACCTGACTTCTCTTCAGATACTTGATGTGGGACAAAATTGTTTATCTGGATCAATTCCTCAAAGTTTTGAAGATCTCATAGCCATGAAGAAGACAAACCTCGATCTTTCCTATGGAAGAAGAGGAACATATTATAATGAAAACTTGCTTGTGTCAATGAAGGGGCTGATTCTTGAATACACTAGAACAATATCATTGGTCATATGCATGGACCTTTCAAGAAATAACTTATCTGGAGAGATCCCAAAAGGACTCACAAGTCTTTTAGGATTGCGTGTCTTAAACTTTTCAGGAAATCATTTGACCGGAAAGATCCCAGACAAGATTGGTAAATTGGCATTGCTAGAGTCTcttgatttctcaaaaaatcaacttTCGGGTATAATTCCTCTAAGCATGTCAAATTTAACTTTTCTAAGTTACTTGAACTTGTCATTTAACAACTTGTGGGGGAAAATTCCATCCGGAAATCAGCTCCAGACATTTCAAGATCCTTCTATTTATATGGGCAACATCGGACTTTGTGGATCTCCGCTTCCAATTAAGTGTGTTGATGATGAGACACCTCACACTCCAATGCCTGTTGGTGGTGACTTAGAAAAAGACAAAGAAGAGTATGAAATGCGTTGGTTTTACTCTGCGATTGGACCAGGATTTGCCATGGGATTTTGGGGCTTCTGTGGTGTTCTAATACTCAAGAAGCCATGGAGGATTGCTTACTACCGCTTCTTCGATGATCTGGAAAGTAGACTGTGCTTCAATTGTCATTGTACATTATGCTAG